The following are encoded together in the Acidovorax sp. KKS102 genome:
- a CDS encoding succinylglutamate desuccinylase/aspartoacylase family protein, with the protein MTQNPPVFEVLPRDLSAYRQGNVGIDYVHRFESGKPGPHVLINALTHGNEICGMVAATHLLDTGVRPLIGTLTISFANVAAYESFDQSRPFESRQLVHNLNRIWSAAELDGTADSPELQRARVLRPVVAAADHILDIHSTSQDVQPFWVYPAYPRNAEAALAIGRPPVHLVMPSGLGSGTPLIQHGRHGQADGGGVAVVVECGQHFRQSAADLATAVALDFLAHFGLIAPVADRPAPAEQRRYELLETCMVRTADFRFTRPVQGFEVFAKGDLIATDGPHEIRALCDDCTILMPTREPIVGREAVYLTRPI; encoded by the coding sequence ATGACGCAGAACCCCCCCGTTTTTGAAGTCCTCCCCCGCGACCTCTCGGCCTACCGCCAGGGCAATGTGGGCATCGACTATGTGCACCGTTTCGAGTCGGGCAAGCCTGGCCCGCATGTGCTCATCAACGCCCTCACGCACGGCAACGAAATCTGCGGCATGGTGGCCGCCACGCACCTGCTGGATACGGGCGTGCGCCCCCTCATCGGCACGCTGACCATCAGCTTTGCCAACGTCGCGGCTTACGAGTCTTTTGACCAGAGCCGCCCGTTCGAGAGCCGCCAGCTGGTGCACAACCTCAACCGCATCTGGTCGGCGGCCGAGCTGGACGGCACGGCGGACAGCCCCGAGTTGCAGCGCGCCCGCGTCCTGCGCCCCGTGGTGGCAGCGGCCGATCACATCCTCGACATCCACTCCACCAGCCAGGACGTGCAACCGTTCTGGGTGTACCCGGCCTACCCGCGCAATGCGGAGGCGGCGCTGGCCATTGGCCGCCCGCCGGTGCACCTGGTGATGCCCAGCGGCCTGGGCTCGGGCACGCCGCTCATCCAGCACGGCCGCCACGGGCAGGCCGACGGGGGCGGTGTAGCGGTGGTGGTGGAATGCGGCCAGCACTTCCGCCAGTCGGCGGCCGACCTGGCCACGGCCGTGGCGCTGGACTTCCTGGCGCATTTCGGCCTCATCGCGCCGGTGGCCGACCGGCCCGCACCCGCCGAGCAGCGCCGCTACGAACTGCTGGAGACCTGCATGGTGCGCACTGCGGACTTCCGCTTCACGCGGCCTGTGCAAGGGTTTGAAGTGTTTGCCAAAGGGGACCTCATCGCCACCGACGGCCCGCACGAGATCCGCGCGCTGTGCGACGACTGCACCATCCTCATGCCCACCCGCGAACCCATCGTGGGCCGCGAGGCGGTTTACCTCACACGGCCGATCTGA